A window of Pan paniscus chromosome 16, NHGRI_mPanPan1-v2.0_pri, whole genome shotgun sequence genomic DNA:
ACCTTCCCTGCCTCCAAAACAAAATGGGGAGGTGGAGGGCGCTAGCGATGGAACAGATGTTCCTGCACGTCTTACGGATGGTCTAGGGTGGGTTTTGTGCTCAGCCCTAGGAACTGGCATCTTGCTTCCCACCAGTGCCACCACCTCTGTATGCTGTATACACATCCACTTAACTTCACatccatttaacaaacatttaccaAGAATCTACTATGAGTGAGACACCATGCTAGGTGCCGTGAATACAGATACAAAAGATCATTCCTCCCCACAAGTAGTTCACAGTCTTTGAGGGAAGACAAACATGCAAACATTTTAACCATAATCTGCTCAATAGTATAATGGAGGTAAGCATTGGTTGGAAGTATGAAATCATAAGTGTCTAactcctggccgggtgcagtagctcctgcctttaatcccagcactttaggcggccgaggtgggcgaattacttgaggtcaggagatcgagaccaacctggccaacatggcgaaaccccgtctccactaaaagcacaaaaactagccaggcgtgatggctggcacctgtaatcccagccactcaggaggctgaagtagaagaatcgcatgaacccagggagcggaggttgcagtgagccaagatcacgccactgtactccagcctgggtgacagattgagactctgtctcaaagaaaaaaaaaaaaagaataagtgtcTCATTCCTGAGGAAATCAGGCAAGACCATGGAGAAAAGAACATGGAGCTCAGAAGTGGATGGGAGTTCATCTGGACAAGTTGAAGTGGGTCATTGGAGACAAAGGTAACCATCTGTGTAAAGGCATGTGGTATGAAAAAACATGGTGTGTTCAGGTGTGTATGTGATGGCAGATGAGGCCAACAAGACAAGAAGGAATCAGAATGCCAGGGGTCTTGTCTGTCACACTGGAGCTTTTACGCTGTCCCCACTGAAGGCAGTGAGGAGGTGCTGAAAGCATCTAAACCAAGATTCTGTTGTAGTCATTTCTTCAacaatgccaggcactgttcagaGTGTTGGGGATATATCCCTGACCAAACAGACAAAAAGCCCTGCCCTCATAGAACTTAAATTCCAGTGGGTAGAAGACagtaaatagaaaacaagtaaaaTGTAGGAGTATAACGGTTGGAAAGGGGAAGTGGGGGTCAAGCAGGCCTGCATAGCCACATTCTGTAGGACTTTGTAGGCCGTTGTGAGGACTTCAGCTTTTACTGTGAATGAAATGGCAGGCCAATGGAAATTGCTGAATAAAGGGTTGATATGATCTTGCTGACAAGGTCTTGTAAGCTCTTTGGCTGCTGTGTTGATATTAAACCATAGGAGAGCAAGAATGGAAGCTGGGAAAAGTCCTCTAAGCAGTTAGAAGACTACTGAAATAATCCAGACAAGAAACAATGTTGGCTTGGACCATGGTTATTGCCATGGAGGTATTATAAATGGTCTgacatattttgaaggtagaacaAGCAGGATTTGTTAATATACAGTGTGAGAAAAAGGAGCGAAGGAAGACCCCAAATTTTTTTGGCCTAAACAACTGGAAAGACGGAGTTGTCATTGATTAAGATGGGGAAGACTGCAGGAGTTTGGATGGGAGTTGTTAAGGTTGAGATTCTTAATAAACATTCAAGTGGAGATACAATGTAGACCATTAGAAATGGAGCtcaagggccgggcgcggtggctcacacctgtaatcccagcactttgggaggccgaggcaggcggatcaccaggtcaggcattttagaccaacctgaccaacatgatgaaaccccgtctctactaaaaatacaaaaattagccaggtgtggtggcgtgggtctataatcccagctacccaggatgctgaggcaggagaatcacttgaaccccggagacggaggttgcagtgagccaagatcgtgccactgcagtccagcctggacgagactccatctcaaaaaaacaaataaacaaaaaaagaaatggagttcAAGAGTCAGACTTCAGACTTTAGCTAGACATATACAGTTGGGAGACATCATAGAGATGATATTTAAAACCATGAGATGACAAAATCATTAATACCATAAATGTAGATGAAGAGAAGAGGTCCAAGGACTGAACCCTGGGGCGCTTTCACATTTAGAGATTTGGGAGACTAGGAAGAACCATCAGAAGAGACAAGGAACTTCCAGAGAGGTAATAGGAAAACCAGGAGAgagcatttgttttttaatttggctCAAGGTGGGGAGATCAGctgtgtcaaatgctgctgatgTGATAGGTTGCTAGATCAATAACAGAATTGCCTATTATATTTAGTAATGTGGAGTTAGTTGGATTAAAGCATTTTTGGTGGAGTGGTAGAGGCTAATATCTGATTGAAATGGGTTCAAGGAGAATAGAAGCAGAGGATAGGAAGAAACAGCAAGTATAGTCAGTACCTTAAAGTTCCTTAAGAGGGCTCTGCTATAAGGGAATAGAGAAATGGACAATAGCTCCCAGGAGGTGGGTTCAAGAGGTTTTCGAGGGTTGTTCTGTTATTTTTTCAGTTTGGAACATAACAATATGTTTTGCCATTGGGAGCAGTGCAGTATAGAGGGGAAAAAACAAGTGATACTGGAGTGGAAACATTGCGGGAACAGTGTCCTTCAGGGGCTAATACACAAGTGGAGCACTGTAACAGGAGAGAGCGCAAAGGCTGTGGGCACAGATGTTCAGTAGTGGGAGCTGGGAGAAAGTCTGATTGCTTCTATTCCCCTGTGGAGGTCATCCGCTCAGCAATGAGGAagcagggagttggaggttagaggagacaaaagaagctATAAAAGAGTCATCTAGGAGAATGGAAGGATAATTGAACAGGGTATGTGCTGTATGATTGCGAGGCAGTTCTAATCACTTCTAAGGTCAAACCCACAGGAAAGAATATAGTTGTAAACTTTGAATAccaatgtgtttttgttttgccttttaaaataccTCTAGAAAAGCAGGTAGGGCTGGGGCGAGAGTAGTCCTTAGATTataatataatttctaaaatggaATCTATTGTATTTCAAGTGGCTGTGGTGGGTACAAACATGAATCTGATATGTGTGTGTAGGCCTAGAGGAACAGCAAGTTTATTTCCAGCTCCATTGCTGAAGGATGATTGTGTgtgttcaaattttaaaaagcacagctTGGTGAGCAAAGCTCTAGACTGAGACAGATCTACTAGGTCCAAGGCTTGGCTTCTCTTGCTAACCCTATTTCCCTATTGGTACCTAATTTTCaccatctgaaaataaaaatccttATTTTCCTTAAGGATTTCTTAAGGCATTCTTAATTGTATTAATAAGTTAACTTATTAGAGATGATAAGTTAGATGATAACTTAGCTAGAAATAGCCAGAAGACAGCTTGGACTAAGACAGTGGAAGATCTTGAACGCAACACAATGTGTTCACATCTGATTCTATTGGGACATTTGAAACATTGATTTCCATACCCCATCCAGAAAGTTCAGGGTGAAGCTTAAACATCTGTATGCTTCACAGCTGACTGATGTTCAGCCTGCATTGAAAACCACTGGTCTAGGGtagaggttggcaaactatggtcGACTGGGCAAATCTGGCcaattgcctgtttttgtaagtaaagttttattggaacacagcctaTTAATTTACTGTTGTCTGTACCTGTTTTTGGGATATAGTGGAAGAGTTTAGTAATTGGGACAGAGACCTGTTGGCCCGCAAAGCCCAgtatatttactatctggccctttacagaaaaagtttgctgtcCTTTATTCTAGGGGATTCTGGGGTTTTTTTAATGGTAATGATATGAGTattatttttgtctcattttttgcAATGTAGAGTCCAGATATTGTCTATGGTTGATGAAATAAGAAACAGAGGTttgactgtattttttaaattgtgggaaGAGGAACCTACAAAGGATCTGAAAATAATGAACACGGGTATACCTGCAGGGACAAGGAAGATGGGGAGTATGCATGAAAATCCCTTCTCATAGCGGAAAGTCCCCAGATGTGTCTGAAGTCAGCAAGTCAAGAAACAGCATCATAAGCACAGCAGTCACACATGCAGTGGTGGCACCAGAAGGACTGAAAAGGAATGGTGGGGGCAGCCACTTCAGAAGCAGCAGGGGGCACAGAGCTGTTATTTTTTAACCATGTgttgtatttctttgatttttaaaaagtcgagacaattttaaataaaatctttcttcTAATTGCAGCATTTACCCTCCCATTCCAGGAGAGGAGAGCTCTCTGAGGTGGGCAGGAAAGAAATTTGAGGAGATCCCAATCGCACACATTAAAGCATCCCACAACAAGTAAGTGGGAAGGGAAACAATGGGTAGGTCTAGCGTGAGATTCTTCCCACTTCACAGGGAAAGTCAGGCTTGGCCCTGAATACCCCGGGGTAGAAGTGAGGGTGCTAAGTGCTGCATGATGGCGCTAATGTAGGGCACCGTCTTCCTCCTCACTTGAGGAACCACCTGCCATCTTACACAAGTttcataaaaatgtgaaataggGTGGGCATATCCTAGTTATAAGAATTCTTTGCTTTCCTTGAGAATAGTGTTTCCTGGTTTTGCTCAAGAGTTGGAAGGAGTGTATGAGGGGCATATGGTCCCACCATGAAGGTGT
This region includes:
- the MRPS11 gene encoding small ribosomal subunit protein uS11m isoform X5 produces the protein MEKRTWSSEVDGSSSGQVEVGHWRQRVQILSMVDEIRNRGLTVFFKLWEEEPTKDLKIMNTGIPAGTRKMGSMHENPFS